In one window of Erwinia tasmaniensis Et1/99 DNA:
- a CDS encoding glycosyltransferase produces MKKLHIINLAKMGGVERLFLQYVNETTDDSNAVICVSNDIGEEIKRQMPHQKVTFATRLFNQLPLRCPQFLRKFLLQWKISRATADVIIVWDLIPGLAAKPKRGKLLYYDHGCSWRYADNAKTRRFFAMLDGVISASYASKRVMELRFNLPCPNPVVLNRIKTPDGINHQPKSPHVPLRLGTASRLVSLKGISVSLLTLHELIQRGHNVVMEIAGKGPDQEAFETLVQKLQLSDRVTFSGFQHNVSDFFNRTDIYLSTPVTEPFGLSCMEALYYGVPVIFPLVDGQPEAVTDGVCGLGISPKVTVTEHHKLSGFHVDFPYDVYDPVNDTLVSPKLLSHIECADAVEKLMVEETYCRLSRNARNYSIQSLDFDMFKKEFDKTLNLFTEQSF; encoded by the coding sequence ATGAAAAAACTCCATATTATCAATTTGGCAAAAATGGGCGGCGTCGAGCGCCTGTTTCTGCAATACGTCAATGAAACCACGGACGACAGTAATGCGGTAATCTGTGTCAGCAACGATATCGGTGAAGAAATTAAGCGCCAGATGCCGCACCAAAAGGTGACTTTTGCTACCCGATTATTCAATCAGTTACCGTTACGCTGTCCGCAGTTTTTACGCAAGTTTCTGCTGCAATGGAAAATATCCAGAGCCACAGCGGATGTCATCATCGTCTGGGATCTGATCCCAGGGCTGGCGGCCAAACCTAAACGTGGCAAGCTCCTTTATTACGATCACGGCTGTTCGTGGCGCTATGCCGACAACGCAAAAACACGCCGTTTTTTCGCCATGCTGGACGGCGTAATTTCAGCGTCGTATGCCTCAAAAAGAGTCATGGAATTGCGTTTCAATCTGCCCTGCCCTAACCCTGTGGTGCTCAACCGGATTAAAACCCCAGACGGCATAAACCATCAGCCAAAGTCACCGCACGTTCCCCTGAGACTTGGCACGGCATCGCGTTTAGTCAGCCTGAAAGGGATCAGCGTGTCGCTACTGACCCTGCATGAATTAATTCAACGAGGTCACAACGTTGTCATGGAGATTGCCGGAAAAGGCCCGGACCAGGAGGCCTTTGAAACGCTGGTGCAGAAGCTGCAGTTGAGCGATCGCGTCACGTTTAGCGGTTTTCAGCATAACGTATCAGATTTCTTTAACCGCACTGATATCTACCTGAGCACCCCGGTTACGGAGCCTTTTGGCCTGTCTTGCATGGAGGCACTCTACTACGGCGTTCCGGTTATTTTTCCGCTTGTCGATGGTCAGCCAGAAGCGGTAACCGATGGCGTCTGCGGGCTAGGGATCTCGCCAAAAGTGACGGTAACAGAACACCACAAACTTTCAGGATTTCACGTCGATTTTCCCTATGACGTCTACGATCCGGTGAATGACACTCTGGTTTCACCGAAACTGCTATCCCATATTGAATGCGCTGATGCGGTAGAGAAATTGATGGTGGAGGAGACGTACTGCCGTCTAAGCCGTAATGCGCGCAATTACTCTATACAATCATTAGACTTTGATATGTTTAAGAAAGAGTTTGATAAAACACTCAACCTTTTTACCGAACAGTCATTTTAG
- a CDS encoding divergent polysaccharide deacetylase family protein produces the protein MSQLQKLAQALMAIAITSPAWAGNLSIVIDDFGYRPTQEQQVLQMPAAISVAVLPNAPHAREMATKAHQSGHEVLIHLPMAPLSKQPLEKDTLRPDMSAEEIARIIREAAAAVPYAVGLNNHMGSAMTSSLPGMQKVMQVLSHYNFYFLDSMTIGNSQASRAAAGTGVKVVKRRVFLDDSQNEADIRVQFARAVHLAQRDGSAIAIGHPHPSTVRVLQQMLPTLPADITLVRPSQLLNEAQLVNPAPLPSDGKTRPLKPRNPFRGGAVCRVKVVPVPATRALKVISDSIESNQMVQEISKKLSVKFHF, from the coding sequence ATCTCACAACTGCAAAAACTCGCACAGGCGCTGATGGCCATAGCTATCACCAGTCCGGCCTGGGCGGGTAACCTCTCGATTGTCATTGATGACTTTGGCTATCGGCCGACGCAGGAGCAGCAGGTATTACAGATGCCTGCCGCAATTTCAGTCGCCGTGCTGCCCAACGCGCCACACGCGCGCGAAATGGCCACCAAAGCCCACCAAAGCGGCCACGAAGTGCTGATCCATCTGCCGATGGCGCCATTGAGCAAGCAGCCGCTGGAAAAAGACACGCTGCGCCCGGATATGTCTGCTGAAGAAATTGCACGAATTATACGTGAAGCCGCTGCCGCTGTGCCCTATGCCGTTGGCCTGAATAACCATATGGGCAGCGCGATGACCTCCAGTCTGCCGGGGATGCAGAAGGTAATGCAGGTACTCAGTCACTATAATTTTTACTTTCTTGATAGCATGACTATCGGCAACAGCCAGGCGAGCCGCGCAGCGGCAGGTACGGGCGTGAAGGTGGTAAAACGTCGGGTGTTCCTCGACGACAGTCAGAATGAAGCGGATATTCGCGTGCAGTTCGCTCGGGCTGTGCACCTCGCCCAGCGCGACGGTTCGGCCATCGCGATAGGACATCCTCATCCGTCCACGGTCAGGGTGCTCCAGCAGATGCTGCCAACCCTGCCGGCGGATATTACCCTGGTGCGTCCAAGCCAGTTGCTCAATGAAGCCCAGCTCGTTAACCCGGCTCCTTTACCTTCAGACGGCAAGACCCGGCCGCTGAAACCGCGTAATCCATTCCGTGGCGGTGCGGTATGCCGCGTAAAAGTGGTTCCGGTTCCGGCCACGCGGGCGCTGAAAGTCATCTCCGACAGCATTGAGAGCAACCAAATGGTGCAAGAGATCTCCAAAAAGCTTTCGGTGAAATTCCATTTTTAG
- the rfaC gene encoding lipopolysaccharide heptosyltransferase RfaC translates to MRVLMIKTSSMGDVLHSLPALTDAMRAIPDIRFDWVVEEGFAQIPSWHPAVDRVLPVAIRRWRKHWFGSRVREERVNFKRELQAREYDAVIDAQGLIKSAALVTRLAKGIKHGADSRSAREPFASWWYDKRHEIGKQQHAVQRTRELFAKSLNYPLPATMGDYAIAQHFTQALPDSANPYLVFLHATTRDNKHWPESHWRELIALMQPAGLQIKLPWGAGHEYQRALRLAEGFDFVEVLPKLTLEQVAGTLAGARAVVSVDTGLSHLAAALDRPNITLYGPTDPGLIGGYGQNQQALISPDKNMATLTAETVQAALQQVIA, encoded by the coding sequence ATGCGGGTTCTGATGATCAAAACCTCCTCCATGGGGGACGTACTTCACTCACTGCCTGCGCTCACCGATGCAATGCGGGCGATCCCCGACATCCGTTTTGACTGGGTGGTGGAGGAGGGCTTTGCCCAGATCCCTTCCTGGCATCCTGCGGTAGACCGCGTGCTGCCGGTGGCGATACGCCGCTGGCGCAAACACTGGTTTGGCAGCCGGGTGCGCGAAGAACGTGTGAATTTTAAGCGTGAGCTACAGGCGCGCGAATATGACGCGGTCATCGACGCCCAGGGCCTGATTAAGAGCGCGGCGCTGGTCACCCGCCTGGCAAAAGGCATCAAACATGGTGCCGATAGCCGTAGCGCACGGGAACCTTTTGCCAGCTGGTGGTATGACAAACGCCATGAAATTGGCAAACAGCAGCATGCGGTTCAGCGTACCCGCGAGCTTTTTGCCAAAAGCCTGAACTATCCGCTGCCTGCCACAATGGGTGACTATGCCATCGCCCAGCATTTTACGCAGGCGTTGCCCGATTCAGCCAACCCGTATCTGGTGTTTTTGCATGCCACTACTCGCGATAACAAGCACTGGCCGGAAAGCCACTGGCGCGAGTTAATCGCTTTAATGCAGCCTGCGGGTCTGCAAATCAAACTGCCGTGGGGGGCCGGGCATGAATATCAGCGTGCGCTGCGGCTGGCAGAAGGCTTTGACTTTGTTGAGGTTCTGCCAAAACTGACGCTGGAGCAGGTGGCTGGTACGTTAGCCGGTGCACGCGCCGTGGTGTCGGTAGATACCGGCCTGAGCCACCTTGCCGCCGCACTCGACCGCCCTAACATTACCCTGTACGGCCCAACCGATCCGGGGCTAATTGGCGGCTATGGCCAGAATCAACAGGCGCTGATCTCACCGGATAAAAATATGGCGACACTCACCGCTGAGACAGTTCAGGCAGCGCTGCAACAGGTTATCGCATGA
- the secB gene encoding protein-export chaperone SecB: MSEQNNTEMSFQIQRIYTKDISFEAPNAPQVFQKEWEPEVKLDLDTASSQLADDVYEVVLRVTVTATVGEDSAFLCEVQQAGIFSVGGIDGTQMAHCLGAYCPNILFPYARECITSLVARGTFPQLNLAPVNFDALFMNYLQQSEGAAQQQDA; this comes from the coding sequence ATGTCAGAACAAAACAATACCGAGATGTCTTTCCAGATCCAGCGTATTTATACCAAAGACATCTCTTTCGAAGCACCTAATGCACCGCAGGTTTTTCAGAAAGAGTGGGAACCTGAAGTTAAACTGGATCTCGACACCGCCTCGAGCCAGCTGGCTGACGATGTGTATGAGGTGGTACTGCGTGTCACGGTGACAGCCACCGTGGGTGAAGATTCTGCGTTCCTGTGTGAAGTTCAGCAGGCGGGTATTTTCTCCGTTGGCGGCATCGACGGTACTCAGATGGCACATTGCCTGGGCGCATACTGCCCGAATATCCTTTTCCCATATGCTCGTGAATGCATCACCAGCCTGGTCGCGCGTGGTACTTTCCCGCAGCTGAACCTTGCACCGGTTAACTTTGACGCGCTGTTTATGAATTATCTCCAGCAGTCAGAAGGTGCAGCGCAGCAGCAGGACGCGTAA
- the rfaF gene encoding ADP-heptose--LPS heptosyltransferase RfaF, with protein sequence MKILVIGPSWVGDMMMSQSLYRTLKAENPEAVIDVMAPAWCRPLLSRMPEVNEALPMPLGHGALQIAERHRLGKALRSKGYDRAIVLPGSFKSALVPFFAAVPRRTGWRGEMRYGLLNDLRVLDKTAFPLMVQRYVALGYDKANIRSASDLPQPLLRPGLTVLDAEKQTTLSTFKLDNQRPIIGFCPGAEFGPAKRWPHYHYATLAQRLIAQGYQVLLFGSAKDHDTGQQILASLSEDAYPHCRNLAGETQLEQAVILLACCHAIVSNDSGLMHIAAALDRPLIALYGPSSPDFTPPLSEKARVIRLITGYHKLRKGDADEGYHQSLIDITPERVMAELGMLPPTSGV encoded by the coding sequence ATGAAAATTCTGGTTATCGGCCCTTCCTGGGTCGGCGATATGATGATGTCACAGAGTCTCTATCGCACCCTCAAAGCCGAAAATCCTGAAGCGGTTATTGATGTGATGGCACCCGCGTGGTGCCGTCCACTGCTGTCACGCATGCCGGAAGTCAACGAGGCGTTGCCGATGCCGCTGGGCCATGGTGCGCTCCAGATCGCTGAACGTCATCGCCTCGGCAAAGCGCTACGGTCAAAAGGTTACGACCGTGCCATCGTATTGCCTGGCTCATTTAAGTCTGCTCTGGTGCCCTTTTTTGCCGCCGTTCCACGCCGTACCGGCTGGCGCGGCGAGATGCGCTACGGCCTGTTGAATGACCTGCGCGTACTGGATAAAACCGCCTTTCCACTGATGGTGCAGCGCTATGTGGCGTTGGGCTATGACAAAGCCAATATCCGTAGCGCGAGCGATCTGCCGCAGCCGCTGCTGCGCCCTGGGCTTACCGTTCTGGATGCGGAAAAACAGACCACCCTTAGCACCTTTAAGCTGGATAATCAGCGTCCAATCATCGGTTTCTGCCCAGGTGCAGAATTTGGCCCAGCCAAACGGTGGCCGCATTATCACTATGCTACGCTGGCGCAGCGACTGATTGCACAGGGTTATCAAGTCCTGTTGTTCGGTTCTGCCAAAGACCATGATACCGGCCAGCAGATCCTCGCGAGCCTGTCGGAAGACGCGTATCCACACTGCCGCAATCTCGCCGGTGAAACACAGCTTGAACAGGCCGTGATCCTCCTTGCCTGCTGCCACGCTATCGTCAGCAATGATTCCGGGCTGATGCACATTGCGGCCGCGCTGGATCGCCCTCTGATTGCACTCTATGGGCCGAGCAGCCCTGACTTCACCCCGCCACTGTCTGAGAAAGCACGCGTCATCCGTCTGATTACCGGCTACCACAAACTGCGCAAAGGGGATGCTGATGAGGGCTATCACCAGAGCCTGATTGATATCACGCCAGAACGGGTCATGGCCGAATTGGGCATGCTCCCCCCTACCTCAGGAGTTTAA
- the grxC gene encoding glutaredoxin 3: MATVEIYTKATCPFCHRAKALLDQKGVSYQEIPIDGDAALREVMIKRSGRTTVPQIFINAQHVGGCDDLFALDGRNGLEPLLK; the protein is encoded by the coding sequence ATGGCTACTGTTGAGATCTACACCAAAGCAACCTGTCCTTTTTGCCATCGGGCGAAAGCGCTGCTGGACCAGAAAGGTGTCAGCTATCAGGAAATCCCGATCGATGGGGATGCCGCATTGCGTGAGGTGATGATAAAACGCAGCGGTCGCACCACGGTTCCTCAGATTTTTATTAATGCGCAGCACGTCGGTGGCTGTGACGACCTGTTCGCTCTTGACGGTCGTAACGGTCTTGAGCCGCTGTTAAAATAG
- the rfaD gene encoding ADP-glyceromanno-heptose 6-epimerase: MIIVTGGAGLIGSNIIKALNDRGHTDILVVDNLKDGTKFANLADLNIADYMDKEDFLIAILADEDFGNVEAVFHEGACSSTTEWDGKYMMDNNYQYSKELLHWCLEHQVPFLYASSAATYGGRNADFIEERQYEQPLNVYGYSKMLFDHYVRDILPEAQSQVCGFRYFNVYGPREGHKGSMASVAFHLNTQLKNGENPKLFAGSDGFKRDFIYVEDVASVNLWFWENAVSGIFNCGTGRAESFQEVADAALKYHQSGDIEYIPFPDKLKGRYQEFTLADLTKLRAAGYDKPFKTVAEGVADYMAWLNRNA; the protein is encoded by the coding sequence ATGATTATCGTTACCGGCGGTGCTGGATTAATTGGCAGTAACATTATTAAAGCGCTCAACGACAGGGGTCACACCGATATTCTGGTGGTCGACAACCTTAAAGATGGCACTAAGTTCGCTAACCTTGCGGATCTCAATATTGCCGACTACATGGATAAAGAAGACTTTCTGATTGCGATCCTGGCAGATGAAGACTTCGGCAACGTTGAAGCCGTTTTCCATGAGGGTGCGTGCTCTTCCACCACCGAGTGGGATGGCAAATACATGATGGATAATAACTATCAGTATTCAAAAGAGCTGCTGCACTGGTGTCTGGAACATCAGGTTCCCTTCCTGTACGCCTCCTCTGCGGCTACCTACGGTGGCCGTAATGCCGACTTTATCGAAGAGCGCCAGTACGAGCAGCCGCTGAACGTCTATGGTTACTCCAAAATGCTGTTTGACCACTACGTGCGTGACATTCTGCCGGAAGCACAGTCGCAGGTTTGTGGCTTCCGCTATTTCAATGTCTACGGGCCTCGTGAAGGGCACAAGGGCAGCATGGCGAGCGTGGCGTTCCATCTCAATACCCAACTGAAGAATGGCGAAAACCCTAAGCTTTTCGCAGGCAGCGACGGCTTTAAACGCGACTTCATCTATGTGGAAGACGTTGCCTCGGTGAATCTGTGGTTCTGGGAAAATGCCGTATCCGGTATCTTCAACTGCGGCACGGGCCGCGCCGAATCCTTCCAGGAAGTTGCCGATGCCGCGCTGAAGTATCATCAGAGCGGTGACATTGAGTACATCCCTTTCCCGGACAAACTAAAAGGCCGCTATCAGGAATTTACCCTGGCCGACCTGACCAAACTGCGTGCGGCAGGCTACGATAAACCCTTCAAGACCGTTGCGGAAGGTGTCGCGGACTATATGGCGTGGCTCAACCGTAACGCGTAA
- a CDS encoding O-antigen ligase family protein, which produces MLTKRSPHPVFSYLIYTCCAIAFATVPFGLKFGKDLFYVASYISFIAIVLNIRYYTQDKLNFIVSLLFLAFGLGTIFWLVAFKQPGPYIDVYRSYMSTARLVIAMSVISLVALNERIAIQKITLVVSIAVGLLVNAYALYQGLWLLQARIELNFDRTTIVAYLLTAISLVMMQSIMLLKVRYRLIFYIAAFILSYSTIILTGTRAAMIAYPALIVLTVIVTKNIIPIRHKVAIILLVPVLLASTGLLFKDMIKSRIDDFERNVAAINDTRSENSVFSRVWMQIVAIRTGNKAPLGQSVEQRANEAMEVIKDDPQLYNARRYLTVHMHNEVLETWSLKGAWGVTLLLSFYGSLILLSFRQSRNSMLFGVTSALVIYGLSDVIFFSTEATAVFLLAIIASILSAKKPHSATEQSAC; this is translated from the coding sequence ATGTTGACAAAAAGAAGTCCGCATCCCGTCTTTAGCTATTTGATTTATACATGCTGTGCGATTGCCTTTGCTACCGTTCCTTTTGGTCTGAAATTCGGTAAGGATTTGTTTTACGTTGCAAGTTATATTTCATTTATCGCGATCGTTTTAAACATAAGATATTACACACAGGACAAATTAAATTTTATTGTCTCGTTGTTATTTCTTGCGTTTGGTCTAGGAACCATATTTTGGCTGGTGGCTTTTAAACAGCCGGGGCCTTATATCGATGTTTATCGCTCCTATATGTCAACCGCGCGGCTGGTTATCGCCATGTCGGTGATTAGCCTGGTCGCGCTGAACGAGCGTATTGCCATTCAAAAGATCACGCTCGTCGTGAGTATAGCCGTTGGGCTGCTGGTCAACGCCTACGCGCTCTATCAGGGGCTGTGGCTGCTTCAGGCAAGAATAGAATTAAATTTTGACCGCACAACGATAGTTGCTTATCTGCTTACTGCCATTAGCCTGGTGATGATGCAGTCGATTATGCTGCTTAAAGTGCGCTACCGCCTGATTTTCTATATCGCCGCATTTATCCTCAGCTATTCAACCATTATTCTCACCGGCACTCGAGCTGCGATGATCGCTTACCCGGCGCTTATTGTGCTCACCGTGATTGTGACAAAGAATATTATTCCCATACGCCATAAAGTCGCCATTATTCTATTAGTTCCCGTTCTTCTTGCCTCAACAGGCTTGCTCTTTAAAGATATGATTAAGAGCAGGATCGATGACTTTGAGAGAAACGTCGCGGCAATCAATGATACCCGGTCAGAAAACTCCGTATTCTCACGCGTGTGGATGCAGATTGTCGCCATACGCACCGGTAATAAAGCGCCACTTGGTCAGTCTGTTGAGCAACGCGCCAATGAAGCAATGGAGGTCATTAAAGATGACCCCCAGCTGTATAACGCCCGACGTTACCTGACCGTGCATATGCACAATGAAGTCCTCGAAACCTGGTCATTAAAAGGTGCCTGGGGGGTGACGCTGCTATTATCATTTTATGGCAGCCTGATACTACTTTCATTCAGACAATCGCGTAATTCCATGCTGTTCGGAGTGACCTCGGCGCTGGTTATCTATGGATTAAGTGACGTTATTTTCTTCAGTACGGAGGCAACGGCAGTATTCTTATTAGCCATTATTGCCAGCATTCTTAGCGCGAAAAAACCCCATAGCGCGACGGAGCAGTCAGCATGCTAG
- a CDS encoding glycosyltransferase family 2 protein, which yields MLAPVPLLSIIVPFFNNEAFITPCLESLFAQIDKDIEVILINDGSSDNSAHLASRCVARHPEARVHFISQQNSGIASTRNVGLQQASGRYITFLDGDDVLSPHYVEILKPVLLSGQYDLLDFDYQRFTRDLPEVHKDEQVRVHEYDFKNNGVACLEPLFTRSMWHLWNRVYRRELLNNERFEPGRRYEDVIFTPFIYFKSERIAHLDHTLYFYRDNSLGITRNVKPEDIEDMLFAIGKMVRFAENKTENSALKNLAARMIVNCFGEVKSLTKAVYGYYHYNKRTIASLQRAARLCAGTSVPAKKVWQMRHPQVDMLFSKIRLTGKK from the coding sequence ATGCTAGCCCCTGTTCCACTGCTCAGCATCATTGTGCCTTTTTTCAATAATGAGGCATTTATAACACCCTGCCTTGAATCTCTTTTCGCTCAAATCGACAAGGATATTGAAGTCATCCTTATAAATGATGGCTCGTCAGATAACTCTGCCCACCTGGCGTCACGGTGTGTCGCCCGCCATCCTGAAGCGCGGGTGCACTTTATTTCACAACAGAATTCCGGTATTGCCAGTACACGCAATGTCGGTTTACAGCAGGCCAGCGGCCGTTATATCACCTTTCTCGACGGGGACGATGTGTTAAGCCCCCACTATGTTGAAATACTCAAGCCCGTTTTACTCTCCGGCCAGTATGACCTTCTTGATTTTGATTATCAGCGCTTTACTCGCGATCTGCCTGAAGTTCATAAAGATGAACAGGTTCGCGTCCACGAGTATGACTTTAAAAACAATGGCGTGGCCTGTCTTGAACCTCTTTTTACCCGGTCAATGTGGCACCTCTGGAACCGGGTATATAGGCGCGAACTGTTGAATAATGAGCGTTTTGAACCGGGGCGGCGCTACGAGGATGTCATCTTCACGCCGTTTATTTACTTTAAGAGTGAAAGGATCGCTCATCTCGATCATACGCTCTATTTCTATCGCGATAACTCTCTGGGCATTACGCGAAATGTGAAACCTGAAGATATTGAAGATATGCTTTTTGCGATCGGAAAAATGGTGCGCTTCGCGGAAAATAAAACGGAAAACAGCGCATTAAAAAACCTTGCGGCCAGGATGATCGTCAACTGTTTTGGTGAAGTGAAAAGCCTCACTAAGGCCGTATATGGCTACTACCATTATAATAAACGCACCATTGCCTCCTTGCAGCGGGCGGCGCGCCTTTGCGCTGGCACCTCGGTGCCGGCCAAAAAGGTCTGGCAAATGCGCCACCCCCAGGTGGATATGTTATTTTCCAAAATCCGCCTGACAGGCAAAAAATAG
- a CDS encoding rhodanese-like domain-containing protein yields MQDIMQFAGNHTILALAWVVLLVLVIVTTVKGMFSKVKVISRGEATRLINKEEAVVVDVRGRDDYRKGHISNAINVLAADIKKGNFGELEKHKAQPLIVACATGTSAVESAAQLNAAGYEQVFVLKDGVSGWSSENLPLVRGK; encoded by the coding sequence ATGCAAGATATTATGCAGTTCGCAGGCAATCACACCATTTTAGCTTTGGCGTGGGTTGTCCTGCTGGTTTTGGTGATCGTTACCACCGTTAAGGGCATGTTCTCCAAAGTAAAAGTGATTAGTCGTGGTGAAGCGACTCGCTTGATTAACAAAGAAGAGGCCGTGGTGGTAGACGTGCGTGGGCGTGACGATTACCGCAAGGGACATATTTCTAATGCGATTAACGTGCTGGCCGCAGATATCAAGAAAGGTAACTTTGGCGAGCTGGAAAAACATAAAGCCCAGCCGCTGATCGTGGCCTGTGCTACCGGCACCTCTGCCGTTGAGTCTGCAGCGCAACTGAATGCAGCGGGTTATGAGCAGGTATTCGTGCTGAAAGATGGCGTGTCGGGCTGGAGCAGCGAGAACCTGCCGTTGGTTCGCGGGAAATAA
- the envC gene encoding murein hydrolase activator EnvC has product MREKVTVLHSWTPRDPQSKALSRRVSLSKLAASAFCTGALLFSFSVQAAEDGKSQLQSIQQDIAAKEKSVQRQKQQRSELLDQLQSQEKSIAQASRQLRDTQNNLTALNKDIASLTASINQLQQQQKQQESSLGEQLDAAFRQGQHNGLQLILSGEASQRSERILAYFGYLNDARQKAIEALKRTRSDLAQQKTSLVDKQAQQKSLLTQQQEQNLKLEGARRARKNTLTTLESSLEKDQAQLVELQRNETRLRDKLAKAEREAKARAEQEAREAEKVRKREAQARSKGSTYKPTENERALISRTGGLGRPAGQALWPVRGNIEHRFGEQLQGELRWKGLVIGAPEGTEVKAIADGRVLMADWLQGYGLVVVVEHGKGDMSLYGYNQSALVNVGTQVHAGQPIALVGTSGGRGTPSLYFEIRRQGQAVNPLPWLGR; this is encoded by the coding sequence ATGAGGGAAAAAGTAACGGTGTTACATTCATGGACCCCGCGTGACCCGCAGTCGAAAGCGCTGTCACGACGTGTAAGCTTGTCCAAACTGGCCGCCAGTGCATTCTGCACGGGCGCACTGCTATTCTCTTTTTCCGTGCAGGCCGCCGAAGACGGAAAATCACAGCTGCAAAGCATTCAGCAGGATATCGCGGCGAAAGAGAAAAGTGTACAGCGGCAAAAACAGCAGCGCAGCGAACTGCTTGATCAGTTGCAAAGCCAGGAAAAAAGCATTGCGCAGGCCAGTCGCCAGCTACGCGATACCCAGAACAATCTCACCGCGCTTAATAAAGATATTGCCAGCCTGACCGCCTCGATCAACCAACTTCAGCAGCAGCAAAAGCAACAGGAATCCAGTCTGGGTGAGCAGCTGGATGCCGCATTCCGTCAGGGCCAGCATAACGGTTTGCAGCTCATTCTGAGCGGTGAAGCCAGCCAGCGCAGCGAACGCATACTGGCTTACTTTGGCTACCTGAACGATGCGCGGCAAAAAGCCATCGAGGCGCTGAAACGGACTCGCAGCGATCTGGCGCAGCAGAAAACCAGTCTCGTCGACAAACAGGCGCAACAAAAGTCCCTGCTCACGCAGCAGCAGGAACAGAATCTGAAACTGGAAGGAGCTCGTCGGGCACGTAAGAACACGCTGACAACCCTTGAGTCCTCCCTGGAAAAAGATCAGGCGCAGCTGGTTGAACTACAGCGCAACGAAACGCGCCTGCGCGATAAGCTTGCCAAAGCCGAACGTGAGGCTAAAGCGCGGGCAGAGCAGGAAGCGCGTGAAGCCGAAAAAGTGCGCAAGCGTGAGGCGCAGGCCAGAAGTAAAGGTTCGACTTATAAACCGACCGAGAACGAACGTGCGCTGATTTCGCGCACCGGGGGGCTTGGGCGGCCAGCGGGCCAGGCGCTCTGGCCCGTGCGCGGTAACATTGAACATCGCTTCGGTGAGCAGCTCCAGGGAGAACTGCGTTGGAAGGGGCTGGTGATTGGCGCACCGGAAGGAACCGAAGTCAAAGCGATCGCCGACGGTCGTGTGCTGATGGCCGACTGGCTGCAAGGTTACGGCCTGGTCGTGGTAGTCGAGCACGGTAAAGGCGATATGAGCCTGTACGGCTACAATCAGAGCGCGCTGGTCAATGTCGGAACGCAGGTACACGCCGGGCAACCCATCGCCCTGGTCGGCACCAGCGGTGGCCGTGGCACGCCGTCACTCTATTTTGAAATCCGCCGCCAGGGGCAGGCCGTCAATCCACTACCGTGGTTAGGAAGATAA